ttttcgaaaatgattcaTAGGGTGTTTATATGGTGAATGGTCGAGGATGGAGTGTGGAACCAGTCTGCTTACTGTCGATTAAGCCTTCGatatgttctttaatgcgttccagagttattttagctattatcattCAGCAAGGGCAGTAGCAGGgatcacgcagatacccctctaatCATACTCAAAAACATCATCCCCTtttcggatttccaagatttccatatgAGTAAAAGCAGCCGATCTGCGCTAACTACAGCTtgagtgataaataactctgcgggtgGACCTTCAAGCTCAGCAGCTTTACTTTTTtcaatgcattgatggccgaaattatttctcctctatttgaaggaacagtctgtatccgCATATTACAGCGATTGGCCATTTAATCAACAAAAGGAGGAACCTCGCCACATATGATACTGTTAAGATAAGTGGTGGagtgttttttccacctcttgagTGGCTCATCATCGTTAAAGTCTCTCACAGGATcaccgaaagatttgcgaccatatgcaagctccttcgtgatgcggtatatacttctgcacattgcgatctgcgggaTCTTCCTCTTCCCacaccagcgcaatagcaaattctctcttgtcacgacgTACAGTACTCCAAAAGTCTCTGGATTTGGCTCAGTATCGGAGTTTTAGCGCGTCCGTTCATTTATCGATCCGttttcacgattccgcagtcagccagctCTTATGACGCCCGTGTGAATCATGCAAGCAGTCAATGTTGAATTTTAGCGGTCGAAGCTCCCCAACCGTGGCAGCAATGGCAGATTCAGCACGCAAGCgaaagtaagcgaccatcaggacGATGCCAACGCCTCTCCTGTCACGCACATACAGGAAACAATtcataaatctactgttgatcgcgaagtggtcgatctgattgctcgttcgTTGTCGGTTACCTCTtcactcgaacaatgtgctatctatgacgaggcggtggacgTTGTAGGAATCCCCAAACCTCTCACCGTTATTGTTACGGGCGCCGAAACAGTGTTTGCCCATTACATATGCGGTTTTGTGTAGTCAGAGCACACCTGAACTTTCAGATCACaaatcacgatcacaatataaCTTTTAAGAAGCCTCCCATGAACTGAGCGTAATTGCTCGTGGAGAGCATCCTTCTGTACTATTTCGCaactctccgttggtgcgtggcATTGTGAaactgtgatgctccttaacctggacagaAGCCTTGCAGTCAAAAGTCTGTTAGAAACCTGCTGCTCCTACCACTCGGttttccaaaataaagaagaacattgccgcaagagggaaagGAGCACTCTCCGGAATCCCATCATCTTACTATTCTTAGGCCCAGAATACCAAGCTTATATTGTTGAAATTTccactcgagttggagaaagtgagcattgtCGAGACGCGTGTGCACATTGCTAAAACTCATCATAGTCCGTTTCCAATAGCCAAAAGTTGTAGCCAtaaataaagtttcgaaatttggggAGACCTAAAATCTTATCAATTGTCGATTCGTTTATTGAGCAAAGTGTCGAAATAGATCGGCCCCAAAGTAAACAAATGCCCTTCATTatgagattagatattgtcttctatttgtagttaagtctaaaattaatagactcGTAGCTTACTCCAAGCCTAGAAATTGTGAGAGAAGACGTGACGGGGTTATTAAACACAGGCCCTACATTGCGTTTTTCAGCGAGAATTTATCTCTCGGGAGCTGATTACTGCCTTTGTGCCCAGCAATTATCTGCTATAGTCAGTCCCCTCGGGATAACGGTTGGTAACAGCCTTAGTTTAACTTGCATTATTTTGAGAACCTCACTTGAGCAAACATCATATCCTTAAGCACTGAACTAAAGATTGACTAATAATTTTAGAAGATTCGATTGCTGATCCTAGTAGTTTTTAAGTGACTTAATTTTCTCGATTATATTGTATCTTTTCATTTAAAACGTGAACAGAACGATGGATGGACATTTAGAACTTTTTCCCTTCAAAATCGTCCTTTGGAAATTGACAAATCCTTGCTGCCAATCAATAATCAACTGTAATTAAAAACTGTCTGAAACCACCCTCACAACGATTATCCTTAAGCTATATGGCTGCTTGACATAAACGTTGGATAGTCCTTCTCGCCAGTTGAACAGGTGCCGGTTTCTAAATCGTCCGAAAATAGAACCACATTCAGCTATTAATTAAGTGCAGTGCATGCATGCTCCTTGAACTTGACTTACGAACAATTCACTTCAGCCACACATAAAATCCAAGTCGCCAAACAACTCCTTCATTGATTAGCCTGAAATTCTATTTTAAGGACATCTTCCAGTCATACTGTGGGAAAGTCTGGCCTCTGCACATTCTCTTGGCTTCTCTCAAGCGACAGTCAACATGTGTTCATTACGGTTAATGATAAATACGAAATAGGAACACATTCCTTGAATGAATGGAGAAAAATGTTTGTGTCACGCAACTATCCTTGGTTCCCAGGGCCTATTTTTAGATGCGACACTACCAGCCAAGCGACGTGGTTTATCTTATTTTGGACGTTGATTTTAAGCAGAGGAAAATTCACTTGAAATGTTTTGATTTTTCCCGGCTCAGTGTCAGTTGTAGTGTGAAATTCGTTGCAACAAGTCCAGAAAGATTCGGTTGGTTTTGGAGCGGAAAATGCAATTGGAAAAATTCTCCAGCAATAGAGAAGATGAAGTGAGTTAAAACCGAAAAATGAATTATTAGAACAATTTTGACTAAATTTGATAAATTTGTTATTCATAGGTTCTGCGATTAGACGAGGAGTTATCTCGGGTGCGCGATCTTTAtaaaaattatctgaaatttGTTAGAGGATTCGAATTGTGTGCAATGGAGGTGAATAGATTTTTGAACGTTAACGGAGTATATGTGCAAGTTCTACAAGATACCGAATCGGGCAATGTCGCGAATATTATGCGGAATGCAGAATGCAAGGACCAGAATATAGAAGTCAACATCCTGAAAAAATGTCCCGAAAGTGATTCATGCAAAATATTACTAACCAAGCGAGATATTCTGGAGAAAATCAGAAgaaagattttcgagcggaaaagacagaaaatgggtCAAGTTGATGTTGGTAAGAAAAACAAAGTTTGGAGGCCGTGGTTAGGAAGTAAAAGCAGTAAACGATAACCAGCCAAATGTTCCTAGATTTAAGATTTGTTAATtctgcaatttttttattaatttttgtcttaatttgtaataaatttttacTGTACGTTTTATTAATGAAAATGCCTTTGCCTTGTCACATATGTTGTGAAATCTCTGACATATGTTTATTTCAAGTGTTTTCTATTTTAACTGTTGTAATCTTTCAAAATTATctctcccagattcctcgacctactttgcacaaatggcAAACACTCTCCCAGAACgtttatagaggtttcatcacactcggcacagaacctgcaggtaaTGTCCGAAGATATCCCTatcttccctaggtgataatttagccgacagtgaccagtgagaattcccactatgattcggaggttctttttcgtGGGGTTTAGGCAATcatttgtgcgcttgggttcgtatcccccaatatgcATCCTGGACCGCTCCATTCctagtaggcccgcccagtatagttcccccaaccgttcttcttcactttttaatgttgtagccatgaacccgtttccgattccacagaagggctaGTTCGTTCGCTGTCTCGTTGCcatccaacccaacatggcctggaaaccAGAGTATCCAGCcattgttggacgagccgaccgtattcagtctctcaaggcattcttataCCAGTttcgagttcacctggttggacctaagtaccttgatcgctgcttggctgccgGTGAGAATAGCGATGTTCTGCTCCCTGCACTTCGTTTGGAGATTAAACGAAGCACATCCATCTATGgggtatatttccacctggaatatgctagtgtgcttacccattggctccaagtacagtttccttggaccaatgacaccgccaCCGGCTCCCTCTGCTTtgaggaatccgtcagtgtaccaagtaatcagttgctagtttaaaccgtatgtcatagccacgctcttccagtttgccttgttgctccaacgtgtttcaaacttcttatcaaagtgaaacctcgttgttatgtGATCCCTTGGTACTAATAATTCGGGAtagcgcctagaaagaatatcaatcttttaTCCTTtccagcctcactgatactccaggccattcagaatattgccctccttgcttgcTTCTGTATGCGCAGATGGACAGGGGTTAATCCCGGAAGGACCTTTTGGGATGCCGTCgggcatgttctcattcccCCAGTGATACAAACACAAGCCAATCTTTAAAGTTTGTATAACTCCCTGGCTccccccataggtaatcattggccttactattgccgtGTATAGTGtatagtagtatcttcgggctgcaatcccatttttttcctcctATGGGTCTACAAGTCAACAGAGCTCTC
The DNA window shown above is from Hermetia illucens chromosome 5, iHerIll2.2.curated.20191125, whole genome shotgun sequence and carries:
- the LOC119657795 gene encoding uncharacterized protein LOC119657795, which encodes MQLEKFSSNREDEVLRLDEELSRVRDLYKNYLKFVRGFELCAMEVNRFLNVNGVYVQVLQDTESGNVANIMRNAECKDQNIEVNILKKCPESDSCKILLTKRDILEKIRRKIFERKRQKMGQVDVGKKNKVWRPWLGSKSSKR